In one Candidatus Nanopelagicus limnes genomic region, the following are encoded:
- a CDS encoding L-rhamnose mutarotase — protein MQRVCFRLQVRKEMMDEYVVRHASVWPEMLNALSETGWHNYSLHLDRSDGTLIGYFETPSLKDAKAGMEKREINAKWQADMAPFFVALDGKRPDEGFLQLEEVFYLK, from the coding sequence ATGCAAAGAGTCTGTTTTAGATTACAGGTGCGAAAAGAGATGATGGATGAGTATGTGGTGCGCCACGCATCCGTCTGGCCAGAGATGTTAAACGCACTTTCTGAAACTGGTTGGCATAATTACTCACTTCATTTAGATCGCTCCGATGGAACTTTAATTGGCTACTTTGAAACCCCATCATTAAAGGATGCTAAAGCTGGAATGGAAAAGCGCGAGATCAATGCCAAGTGGCAGGCAGATATGGCGCCATTTTTTGTAGCCTTAGATGGCAAGCGACCTGATGAAGGATTTTTACAACTAGAAGAAGTTTTCTACCTTAAATAA
- a CDS encoding 2-hydroxyacid dehydrogenase: MKTFITARMDQSEINRLTAAGFKVEQGGFALTGEKMDKGELISKLADVEVAIIEFESITDEVINSAKNLKIIAACRNEPAANTDIAAATAKGIPVLFTPGRNAVAVAEYTLGLMISIARSIPTTHHLLRYTDDLTSVSYSDKAGDRKGVTSEWSLDPDAPFQRFQGDELMGKTVGIVGAGFIGQEIARRVIALGMQVIAFDPYAKADQLAKLSIKSVELDELARSSDFVVMAAKVTKESTGLFSAKYFDLMKPTAYFINTARAALVDYEALLKVLKSGAIAGAALDVYPTEPLPGDSAFRSLSNVVLSPHLAGASRQVVAHHSKMVVDDLLGLLNGQIPNRVANKEVMDNFMKSGGIK; the protein is encoded by the coding sequence ATGAAAACTTTTATCACTGCCCGAATGGATCAATCTGAGATCAATCGATTAACTGCTGCCGGTTTTAAGGTTGAGCAAGGCGGCTTTGCACTAACGGGTGAGAAGATGGATAAGGGTGAGTTAATAAGTAAATTAGCAGATGTTGAAGTTGCAATCATTGAGTTTGAAAGTATTACTGATGAAGTAATTAACTCTGCCAAAAACTTGAAGATAATTGCAGCTTGTAGAAATGAGCCAGCTGCAAATACCGACATTGCTGCTGCAACTGCTAAAGGTATTCCAGTGTTGTTTACTCCAGGTAGAAATGCAGTTGCAGTTGCTGAATACACCTTAGGTTTAATGATCTCAATTGCAAGAAGTATTCCAACTACTCATCATCTTCTTCGTTACACCGATGATTTAACCTCTGTTTCCTATTCAGATAAGGCAGGGGATAGAAAAGGCGTCACCTCTGAGTGGAGTCTTGATCCAGATGCACCTTTTCAAAGATTTCAAGGCGATGAGTTAATGGGCAAAACAGTTGGCATAGTTGGCGCCGGCTTTATTGGCCAAGAAATCGCCAGACGAGTTATTGCTTTAGGTATGCAGGTAATTGCATTTGATCCATATGCAAAGGCTGATCAATTAGCAAAGCTTTCAATAAAAAGTGTGGAGTTAGATGAATTAGCTAGGAGCAGTGATTTTGTGGTTATGGCAGCCAAGGTAACAAAGGAAAGCACTGGATTATTTAGCGCTAAGTATTTTGATCTTATGAAGCCAACTGCTTACTTTATAAATACTGCACGGGCGGCATTAGTAGATTATGAGGCGCTATTAAAGGTTTTAAAATCTGGTGCGATTGCAGGAGCAGCCCTTGATGTTTATCCAACTGAGCCACTGCCCGGAGATTCAGCATTTAGATCATTATCAAATGTGGTCTTAAGCCCACATCTTGCAGGTGCTTCTAGACAGGTTGTTGCCCATCACTCAAAAATGGTGGTCGATGATCTATTAGGCTTACTAAATGGTCAGATACCAAACCGGGTTGCAAACAAAGAGGTTATGGATAATTTTATGAAGAGCGGTGGCATAAAGTGA
- a CDS encoding sugar phosphate isomerase/epimerase family protein, whose protein sequence is MPTTKRLEYGGHALVWAGDWSAKGAATAISGAARAGYDYIEIALLDPWNVDIAMTKDLLQQHNLRAHASLGLSAKTDVTSLDQSIVKKGDELLRQATDVLHALGGTELCGVIYSSLAKYPHPATKENRANSVGAMQRLADYAADKGININLEVVNRYETNIINTGAEGLKFLEEVNRANAYVHLDTYHMNIEEDGMRKAVIEAGDRLGFVHIGESHRGYLGSGNVDFDTFFAALKEVKYQGPITFESFSSAVVDPALSNTLCVWRNLWSDSDDLAKKSLDYMKARY, encoded by the coding sequence ATGCCAACTACCAAACGTCTTGAGTATGGTGGTCACGCACTTGTTTGGGCGGGGGATTGGAGCGCAAAGGGCGCAGCCACTGCCATAAGTGGGGCCGCAAGGGCCGGTTATGACTACATAGAAATCGCATTATTAGATCCATGGAATGTGGATATTGCGATGACAAAGGATTTACTGCAACAACATAATTTAAGAGCGCACGCATCCCTTGGCCTATCTGCCAAAACTGATGTGACTAGCCTTGATCAATCAATTGTTAAAAAAGGGGACGAGTTACTTCGCCAAGCAACTGATGTACTTCACGCACTAGGTGGAACTGAGCTTTGTGGAGTTATTTACTCATCTTTAGCTAAATATCCACATCCAGCTACTAAAGAAAACCGAGCTAACTCAGTTGGTGCGATGCAACGATTGGCAGATTATGCAGCCGATAAGGGAATTAATATAAATCTTGAGGTAGTAAATAGATATGAAACAAACATTATTAACACCGGCGCTGAAGGATTAAAGTTTTTAGAGGAGGTCAACCGAGCCAACGCCTATGTTCATCTTGATACCTATCACATGAATATTGAAGAGGATGGCATGCGAAAAGCTGTTATCGAAGCCGGAGATAGATTGGGCTTTGTTCATATTGGTGAGAGCCATCGTGGATATTTAGGAAGTGGCAATGTTGATTTTGATACATTCTTTGCTGCATTAAAAGAGGTTAAATACCAAGGACCAATCACCTTTGAATCATTCTCTTCCGCTGTAGTAGATCCAGCTCTTTCTAACACTCTATGTGTTTGGCGAAATCTTTGGAGTGATTCAGATGATTTAGCTAAGAAATCATTGGATTATATGAAGGCAAGGTATTAA
- a CDS encoding bifunctional aldolase/short-chain dehydrogenase — MSTPKVVSELLARSNKLGAEPRFTNYAGGNTSAKGVLANPATGKDTTVLWVKGSGGDLGTLKEAGLAALDLEKFKDLVNVYPGVEREDEMVALFDYCAFGKGGAAPSIDTSMHGLVEFDHVDHLHPDSIIALATSKGGKKLTAECFGEEILWVDWRRPGFQLGLDMAKIAKENPKAKGCVLGGHGLTTWGVTSKECEERSIWAITKAEEFIKAKGKADPFGKKESKYAPLDSAKRKERAAALAPYLRGIASKDVRMLGSFTDNDVVLDFLQGSKLMALAALGTSCPDHFLRTKISPMVLDTKPDAPLDEVIKRANELHAEYRKNYAAYYDRNAKKDSPAMRGADPLVILVPGVGMFTYGKDKQTARVAGEFYINAINVMRGAEALSTYAPIAESEKFRIEYWDLEEAKLKRMPKPKPLAGKIALVTGAASGLGKATAERLAAEGACVVVADRDLEGATKLATELGGKDKAIAVAMDVTSEDAIADAMAQTMLAFGGIDIVVNNAGISIAKPITETTVADWDLQLDIMARGSFLVSREAAKALKAQGMGGDIIYISSKNSVFAGSNNVAYGATKAAQSHQVRLLAVELGEFGIRVNGINPDGVVKGSGIFAGGWGANRAKQYGVEESKLGEFYAQRTILKKEVLPEHIAAAVFVILGGDLTLTTGLHIPVDGGVAAAFLR; from the coding sequence ATGTCGACACCTAAAGTAGTTTCTGAGTTATTAGCCCGCAGTAATAAATTAGGCGCAGAGCCTAGATTTACAAATTACGCTGGTGGAAATACTTCAGCAAAAGGTGTCCTAGCAAATCCAGCAACTGGTAAAGACACAACAGTGCTGTGGGTAAAAGGATCAGGCGGAGATCTTGGCACTTTAAAAGAGGCAGGTCTTGCTGCCCTTGATCTAGAAAAATTTAAAGATTTAGTAAATGTATATCCAGGGGTAGAGCGTGAAGATGAGATGGTCGCACTCTTTGATTACTGTGCATTTGGTAAAGGTGGAGCAGCTCCTTCAATTGATACCTCAATGCATGGTTTAGTTGAGTTTGATCATGTTGATCACCTACATCCTGATTCAATTATTGCCCTGGCCACTTCAAAGGGTGGTAAGAAGTTAACCGCTGAATGTTTTGGCGAAGAAATCTTGTGGGTGGATTGGCGACGTCCTGGTTTTCAATTAGGACTTGATATGGCAAAGATTGCAAAGGAAAACCCAAAGGCTAAAGGCTGTGTATTAGGCGGACATGGTTTAACAACTTGGGGTGTGACAAGTAAAGAGTGTGAAGAGCGATCTATTTGGGCAATTACAAAAGCTGAAGAGTTCATAAAGGCAAAGGGCAAAGCCGATCCATTTGGTAAGAAGGAATCAAAGTACGCACCTTTAGATAGTGCAAAACGTAAAGAGCGAGCAGCAGCCCTTGCGCCATACCTTCGCGGTATTGCATCAAAGGATGTAAGAATGCTTGGCAGCTTTACCGATAATGATGTTGTCTTAGATTTCTTGCAAGGTTCAAAGCTAATGGCACTTGCAGCCCTTGGCACATCATGTCCTGATCACTTCTTGCGCACCAAGATCTCACCAATGGTTTTAGATACAAAGCCAGATGCACCACTGGATGAGGTAATTAAGCGAGCAAATGAGTTGCATGCGGAGTATCGTAAAAATTACGCCGCTTACTATGACCGCAATGCAAAAAAGGATTCACCTGCAATGCGGGGAGCTGATCCACTAGTTATTTTAGTTCCAGGTGTTGGCATGTTCACTTATGGCAAAGATAAGCAAACGGCCCGAGTTGCTGGTGAGTTTTATATCAATGCCATCAATGTAATGCGCGGAGCAGAGGCACTTTCAACCTATGCCCCAATTGCAGAATCTGAAAAATTCCGAATTGAGTACTGGGATTTAGAAGAGGCAAAGCTAAAGCGCATGCCAAAACCAAAACCACTAGCGGGCAAGATCGCATTGGTAACTGGGGCTGCATCAGGTTTAGGTAAAGCAACTGCTGAGCGATTAGCGGCTGAAGGTGCCTGTGTTGTGGTGGCAGATCGTGATCTAGAGGGAGCTACAAAGCTTGCTACTGAGCTAGGTGGCAAAGATAAGGCGATCGCTGTTGCAATGGATGTAACAAGTGAGGATGCGATTGCAGATGCAATGGCGCAAACCATGCTTGCCTTTGGCGGTATTGATATCGTTGTTAATAACGCTGGTATCTCAATTGCTAAACCAATTACTGAAACCACAGTTGCAGATTGGGATTTGCAATTAGATATTATGGCAAGAGGTTCATTTTTAGTATCTCGTGAGGCTGCTAAGGCGCTAAAGGCGCAGGGCATGGGCGGAGATATTATTTATATTTCATCTAAGAACTCAGTCTTTGCTGGTTCTAACAATGTTGCATATGGTGCAACTAAAGCTGCGCAATCACACCAGGTGAGATTGTTAGCAGTTGAGTTAGGTGAGTTTGGTATTCGAGTTAACGGCATCAATCCAGATGGTGTGGTTAAGGGCTCTGGCATATTTGCTGGTGGTTGGGGAGCTAACCGCGCTAAGCAGTATGGCGTTGAGGAATCTAAATTAGGTGAGTTCTATGCCCAGCGAACTATCTTGAAAAAAGAGGTTTTGCCTGAACACATTGCCGCTGCCGTCTTTGTAATTTTAGGCGGAGATTTAACCCTAACTACTGGACTTCACATTCCAGTAGATGGTGGTGTGGCCGCAGCCTTCCTTCGTTAG
- a CDS encoding 3-oxoacyl-ACP reductase family protein — MKVALVTGGATGIGAATVQSLAAQDTSVALQYSSSQKEAKQIADQLNAQGFKVEIFQADLSQKGAAENLVAQVKQKLGDIDILVNNAGVMSDASIIQMSDDLWDEAINVNLTAAFKLIRACAPSMVSKKWGRVINISSQVALTGSANHAHYATAKAGLLGLTYSAAKEYGASGVTVNAVLPGRIETKMIADRSVGRLDEWLSQTPLNRLGRPDEVAAMINFLASDASSYITGAAINVNGGLVMG; from the coding sequence GTGAAGGTTGCATTAGTAACCGGGGGTGCAACAGGAATTGGCGCTGCCACTGTCCAATCCTTAGCTGCGCAAGACACGAGCGTTGCATTGCAATACTCAAGTAGCCAAAAAGAAGCTAAACAAATTGCTGATCAATTAAATGCTCAAGGCTTTAAAGTTGAAATCTTTCAAGCAGATCTATCCCAAAAGGGAGCAGCTGAAAACTTAGTTGCCCAAGTTAAGCAAAAACTTGGTGACATAGATATTTTAGTTAATAACGCAGGTGTTATGAGTGATGCAAGCATTATCCAAATGAGTGATGATCTTTGGGATGAAGCGATAAATGTTAACTTAACAGCAGCCTTTAAATTAATTAGAGCGTGCGCGCCAAGTATGGTGAGTAAGAAGTGGGGAAGAGTAATTAATATTTCATCCCAAGTTGCATTAACAGGCTCTGCAAATCACGCGCACTATGCAACTGCTAAAGCAGGTTTACTTGGTCTTACCTACTCTGCTGCAAAAGAGTATGGCGCAAGTGGTGTGACAGTGAACGCGGTATTGCCAGGAAGAATTGAAACTAAAATGATTGCAGATCGCTCCGTTGGCAGGTTAGATGAGTGGCTTTCACAAACTCCATTAAATCGATTGGGCCGCCCCGATGAGGTGGCGGCCATGATCAATTTCCTGGCCTCTGATGCCTCCTCCTATATAACTGGGGCTGCCATCAACGTAAACGGCGGATTGGTGATGGGTTAG
- the rhaI gene encoding L-rhamnose isomerase, translated as MASKQEAKEVLKRFWIETPSWAYGNSGTRFKVFAQPGVPRDPFEKIADAAQVHKFTGAAPSVAMHIPWDKTDDYAKLAKHAKELGVRLGTVNSNTFQDDDYKYGSVCHFDKKIRQKAVDHLFECIEIMNITGALDLKLWFADGTNYPGQDDLAGRQDRLFESLQKVYARLSDNQRMLLEYKFFEPAFYSTDVPDWGTSYVHCTELGPKASVCVDTGHHAPGTNIEYIVAFLLRKKRLGAFDFNSRFYADDDLIVGAADPFQLFRIMHEVNQGGGFDKGTTVSYVLDQCHNIEPKIPAQIRSITNVQEAVAKALIVDADALKKAQLAGDVLGANDVLMDAYNTDVRDLLGELRSEQGLATDPKLAYAKSGYAEKIAAERVGGAQAGWGA; from the coding sequence ATGGCATCAAAGCAAGAGGCTAAGGAAGTACTTAAGCGTTTTTGGATTGAGACTCCTTCTTGGGCGTATGGAAATTCTGGAACTAGATTTAAAGTATTCGCTCAACCTGGTGTGCCACGTGATCCATTTGAAAAAATTGCTGATGCAGCCCAAGTACATAAGTTCACTGGCGCTGCCCCATCTGTTGCAATGCATATTCCATGGGATAAGACAGATGATTACGCAAAGCTTGCCAAGCATGCCAAAGAGCTTGGGGTAAGACTTGGAACAGTTAATTCAAATACATTCCAAGATGATGATTATAAATATGGCTCTGTTTGCCACTTTGATAAGAAGATTCGCCAAAAGGCGGTTGATCACTTATTTGAGTGCATAGAGATTATGAATATCACTGGCGCCTTAGATCTAAAGCTTTGGTTTGCTGATGGTACAAATTATCCAGGCCAAGATGATCTGGCTGGAAGACAAGATCGCTTATTTGAAAGCTTGCAAAAGGTTTATGCTCGCCTTAGTGATAACCAAAGAATGCTTTTGGAGTATAAATTCTTTGAACCAGCATTTTATTCAACAGATGTGCCAGATTGGGGCACTTCATATGTGCATTGCACAGAGCTTGGACCTAAGGCATCTGTTTGTGTTGATACCGGACACCACGCACCAGGAACCAACATTGAATACATCGTTGCCTTCTTACTTCGTAAAAAGCGCTTAGGTGCCTTTGACTTTAACTCAAGGTTCTACGCAGATGATGATCTAATTGTTGGAGCAGCAGATCCATTCCAATTATTTAGAATTATGCATGAAGTTAATCAAGGTGGCGGCTTTGATAAGGGAACAACTGTTTCCTATGTATTAGATCAATGCCACAACATTGAGCCAAAGATTCCAGCACAGATTAGATCTATTACAAATGTGCAGGAGGCGGTTGCAAAAGCTTTGATCGTTGATGCTGACGCGTTAAAGAAAGCACAATTAGCAGGAGATGTTCTAGGTGCTAATGATGTTTTGATGGACGCCTACAACACTGATGTTCGTGATTTGCTTGGTGAATTGCGAAGTGAGCAAGGATTAGCAACTGATCCTAAGTTGGCTTATGCAAAGAGTGGTTATGCTGAAAAGATTGCTGCCGAACGAGTCGGTGGCGCACAAGCCGGATGGGGAGCTTAA
- a CDS encoding substrate-binding domain-containing protein → MKKVLSVLAAAVLLAGCSSSSDGGSGDALKIAHIPKLGTIGYFQAADKGVQRACAELGAECAYKGPTEITAAAQVKEINAAVQAGYNVLIVAANDKDALVPALKDAMDKGVTVVTYDSDVAQDGRSVFVNQASSEGIGQALAKSASDIAGGAGDIAILSTTPDATNQNVWIDFMKKELAAKYPNVKVVATAYGLDKPEESTTETQGLIQKYPKIKAIVAPTSVGIVAAAKYVSGSAAKGKVAVTGLGLPNDMKTYIKDGSNAQASLWDVENFGYVAVYVAKHVRDGGAVAVGDKVASGPGDKGDAERTVTAGAVGNEIILGPATVFTKDNVDQFDF, encoded by the coding sequence TTGAAAAAAGTTCTCTCCGTACTTGCAGCAGCAGTTCTTCTTGCTGGTTGCAGTTCATCATCTGACGGTGGTTCAGGCGATGCACTAAAGATCGCTCACATTCCTAAATTAGGAACAATTGGCTACTTCCAAGCAGCTGATAAGGGTGTTCAACGTGCATGTGCTGAGCTTGGTGCAGAGTGTGCCTACAAGGGCCCAACTGAAATCACTGCTGCCGCACAGGTAAAAGAAATTAACGCAGCTGTACAAGCTGGTTACAACGTATTAATCGTTGCAGCTAACGACAAAGATGCTCTAGTTCCTGCTCTTAAGGATGCAATGGACAAGGGTGTAACAGTTGTTACTTACGATTCAGATGTTGCACAAGATGGTCGTTCAGTATTCGTAAACCAGGCTTCATCAGAAGGTATCGGACAAGCATTAGCTAAGTCTGCTTCTGACATTGCTGGTGGCGCTGGAGATATTGCAATTCTTTCAACAACTCCAGATGCAACAAACCAGAATGTATGGATTGACTTCATGAAGAAGGAGCTTGCAGCTAAGTATCCAAATGTTAAGGTAGTTGCAACTGCTTACGGTCTAGATAAGCCAGAAGAGTCAACAACTGAGACTCAAGGACTTATCCAGAAGTATCCAAAGATCAAGGCGATTGTTGCTCCTACATCTGTAGGTATTGTTGCTGCTGCTAAGTATGTTTCTGGCTCAGCTGCAAAGGGCAAGGTTGCTGTTACTGGTCTTGGTCTTCCAAATGACATGAAGACATACATCAAAGATGGTTCAAACGCCCAAGCTTCACTATGGGATGTTGAAAACTTTGGATATGTTGCTGTTTACGTAGCTAAGCACGTACGTGACGGTGGCGCTGTAGCTGTTGGCGACAAGGTCGCTTCAGGCCCTGGCGATAAGGGTGATGCAGAGCGCACAGTTACTGCAGGAGCTGTAGGAAATGAAATTATCCTTGGCCCAGCAACTGTGTTCACAAAGGACAACGTAGATCAATTCGACTTCTAA